In one window of Phyllopteryx taeniolatus isolate TA_2022b chromosome 23, UOR_Ptae_1.2, whole genome shotgun sequence DNA:
- the batf2 gene encoding basic leucine zipper transcriptional factor ATF-like 2 isoform X1, which produces MSPHFMDTRNEATSGSERKISAGYMPAGKRRLKNRDAARKSRKKQTERADELHQELLSLEGLNSALEKEIEALKKDVRRYTAALERHRPFCVLRGADGDLCPSGLTSFAPHSASSRDADAEFPHLPSSPFSTLHPEDVLSVTSALFPAEGPGTPAGFECPFVSEQADGRPKELTPSLESILAPLPVAPGTPDDVFAPNAPSMKPCPGELSLSELLEENDWILSGVSSPTSPQGHQNAVAEDSFCCPALWK; this is translated from the exons ATGTCCCCTCATTTCATGGACACCAGAAACGAGGCTACATCGGGCTCT GAGCGAAAGATCTCGGCGGGGTACATGCCGGCCGGCAAAAGACGACTGAAGAACCGAGACGCCGCCCGCAAGAGCCGTAAAAAACAAACGGAGCGGGCCGATGAACTCCACCAG GAGCTCCTGAGTCTGGAGGGTTTGAACTCTGCCCTCGAAAAGGAGATCGAAGCCTTGAAAAAAGACGTCCGTCGCTACACCGCGGCGCTGGAGCGCCACCGGCCCTTTTGCGTCCTCCGAGGTGCCGACGGCGACCTCTGCCCTTCCGGTCTTACCTCATTCGCTCCTCATTCGGCGTCCAGCCGAGACGCCGACGCGGAATTCCCCCATTTGCCTTCCTCGCCCTTCTCCACGCTTCATCCCGAAGACGTCCTCTCAGTCACGTCTGCACTTTTTCCCGCCGAAGGCCCGGGAACGCCTGCCGGTTTCGAGTGCCCTTTCGTATCGGAGCAGGCCGACGGGAGGCCGAAGGAGTTGACGCCGTCGCTCGAGTCCATTCTGGCGCCGCTTCCCGTCGCGCCCGGCACGCCGGACGACGTCTTCGCTCCGAACGCACCCTCGATGAAGCCGTGCCCGGGTGAGCTGTCGCTGTCTGAGCTCCTGGAGGAGAATGACTGGATCCTGAGCGGGGTCAGCAGCCCGACCTCTCCGCAAGGGCACCAAAACGCGGTTGCCGAGGACTCATTTTGCTGTCCCGCTTTGtggaaataa
- the batf2 gene encoding uncharacterized protein batf2 isoform X2: MSPHFMDTRNEATSGSELLSLEGLNSALEKEIEALKKDVRRYTAALERHRPFCVLRGADGDLCPSGLTSFAPHSASSRDADAEFPHLPSSPFSTLHPEDVLSVTSALFPAEGPGTPAGFECPFVSEQADGRPKELTPSLESILAPLPVAPGTPDDVFAPNAPSMKPCPGELSLSELLEENDWILSGVSSPTSPQGHQNAVAEDSFCCPALWK, from the exons ATGTCCCCTCATTTCATGGACACCAGAAACGAGGCTACATCGGGCTCT GAGCTCCTGAGTCTGGAGGGTTTGAACTCTGCCCTCGAAAAGGAGATCGAAGCCTTGAAAAAAGACGTCCGTCGCTACACCGCGGCGCTGGAGCGCCACCGGCCCTTTTGCGTCCTCCGAGGTGCCGACGGCGACCTCTGCCCTTCCGGTCTTACCTCATTCGCTCCTCATTCGGCGTCCAGCCGAGACGCCGACGCGGAATTCCCCCATTTGCCTTCCTCGCCCTTCTCCACGCTTCATCCCGAAGACGTCCTCTCAGTCACGTCTGCACTTTTTCCCGCCGAAGGCCCGGGAACGCCTGCCGGTTTCGAGTGCCCTTTCGTATCGGAGCAGGCCGACGGGAGGCCGAAGGAGTTGACGCCGTCGCTCGAGTCCATTCTGGCGCCGCTTCCCGTCGCGCCCGGCACGCCGGACGACGTCTTCGCTCCGAACGCACCCTCGATGAAGCCGTGCCCGGGTGAGCTGTCGCTGTCTGAGCTCCTGGAGGAGAATGACTGGATCCTGAGCGGGGTCAGCAGCCCGACCTCTCCGCAAGGGCACCAAAACGCGGTTGCCGAGGACTCATTTTGCTGTCCCGCTTTGtggaaataa